One region of Flavobacterium sp. KACC 22763 genomic DNA includes:
- the nagB gene encoding glucosamine-6-phosphate deaminase, which yields MIKEDIGFREAGKFEETRFEKIHNVIFESSQEASLLVAREIANLIQRKNELNEPCVLGLATGSSPIKVYEELVRMHKEEGLSFENVVTFNLDEYYPMDKNDIQSYYHFMHEHLFNHVNIHAENINIPDGQVSAEELQQYCIDYEMKIISYGGLDFQLLGIGRTGHVGFNEPGSHVNSGTRSITLDHITRVDAAASFLGIDNVPRKAITMGIGTVRNAKRIVLLGWGISKAGIIKNTIEGEVSSHVPATYLQEHNNTTFVLDTEASSELTRVKTPWLVKSCVWTGELKLKAVAWLSELTKKPFLKLTDKDYNDNGMSSLLTEEGTAYDLNIKMFNKMQQTITGWPGGKPNADDTYRPERSTPEKKRIIIFSPHPDDDVISMGGTFDRLIEQGHEVHVAYQTSGNIAVSNEEALKFAEISKALNPDSRMSDKLIDFLQNRTGNEIDSLEVRKLKGLIRRSESFGATRYLGLPDSNVHFLDLPFYETGTVKKNNLSDADISIMCDIIERIKPHQIYAAGDLADPHGTHKVCLDSLFEALKRLKHESFMNDCWVWLYRGAWHEWESYQIDMAVPMSPDQVLKKRHAIFYHQSQKDGVMFQGDDSREFWVRVEDRNRLTAEKYHSLGLADYSAIEAFKRYHF from the coding sequence ATGATTAAAGAAGATATAGGTTTTAGAGAAGCAGGAAAATTTGAAGAAACACGTTTTGAGAAAATTCATAATGTTATTTTCGAATCGTCGCAAGAAGCTTCTTTATTGGTCGCTCGTGAAATTGCCAATTTAATTCAGAGAAAAAATGAGCTGAACGAACCTTGTGTTTTAGGTTTAGCTACAGGATCTTCTCCTATCAAAGTTTACGAAGAGCTTGTTAGAATGCACAAAGAGGAAGGTCTGAGTTTTGAGAACGTTGTGACTTTCAATTTGGACGAATATTATCCGATGGATAAAAATGATATTCAGAGTTATTATCATTTTATGCATGAGCATTTATTTAATCATGTCAATATTCATGCTGAAAATATTAATATTCCTGATGGGCAGGTGAGTGCCGAGGAATTACAGCAATATTGTATTGATTACGAGATGAAAATTATCTCTTACGGAGGACTAGATTTTCAGCTTTTAGGAATAGGAAGAACGGGACATGTTGGGTTTAATGAACCTGGTTCGCACGTAAATTCAGGGACAAGAAGTATTACGCTTGATCATATCACGAGAGTAGACGCTGCAGCTTCTTTTTTAGGAATTGATAATGTTCCTAGAAAAGCCATTACAATGGGAATTGGAACCGTTAGAAATGCAAAAAGAATTGTTTTGCTGGGCTGGGGAATCAGTAAAGCAGGAATTATAAAAAATACAATCGAAGGTGAAGTTTCTTCGCACGTTCCAGCTACGTATTTACAAGAGCACAACAACACAACATTTGTTCTAGATACGGAAGCTTCATCTGAATTAACAAGAGTTAAAACGCCTTGGCTGGTTAAATCTTGTGTTTGGACAGGTGAATTAAAATTAAAAGCGGTGGCTTGGTTAAGTGAGTTGACTAAGAAACCTTTCCTTAAACTGACTGATAAAGATTATAACGACAACGGAATGTCGAGTCTTTTGACGGAGGAAGGAACTGCATACGATTTGAACATTAAAATGTTTAATAAAATGCAGCAAACCATCACGGGATGGCCGGGCGGAAAACCCAATGCAGATGATACCTACAGACCGGAGCGTTCCACGCCGGAAAAGAAAAGAATTATCATTTTCAGCCCGCATCCAGATGATGATGTGATTTCGATGGGAGGAACTTTTGACCGTTTGATAGAACAGGGGCATGAAGTTCATGTGGCGTACCAAACATCAGGAAATATTGCCGTTTCAAATGAAGAGGCATTGAAATTTGCTGAGATTTCAAAAGCATTGAATCCAGATTCTAGAATGTCTGATAAACTAATTGATTTTCTTCAGAACAGAACTGGAAATGAAATTGATTCATTAGAAGTAAGAAAGCTAAAAGGATTAATTAGAAGAAGTGAATCTTTTGGCGCGACACGTTATTTAGGTTTGCCAGATTCTAATGTACACTTTTTAGATCTTCCGTTTTACGAAACAGGAACAGTTAAAAAGAATAATCTTTCGGATGCAGATATTAGCATTATGTGCGATATTATTGAAAGAATAAAACCGCATCAAATTTATGCCGCAGGAGATTTAGCAGATCCGCACGGAACTCATAAAGTGTGTTTAGATAGTTTGTTTGAAGCTTTGAAAAGATTAAAACATGAAAGCTTTATGAATGATTGCTGGGTTTGGCTTTACAGAGGTGCTTGGCATGAATGGGAATCGTACCAAATTGACATGGCAGTACCAATGAGTCCTGACCAAGTTTTAAAGAAACGACATGCTATTTTTTATCACCAGTCTCAAAAAGACGGCGTTATGTTTCAAGGTGATGACAGCAGAGAGTTTTGGGTGCGAGTTGAAGACAGAAACAGATTGACTGCAGAAAAATACCACAGCTTAGGATTAGCAGATTATTCGGCTATTGAGGCGTTTAAGCGTTATCACTTCTAA
- a CDS encoding LytR/AlgR family response regulator transcription factor, whose product MKIKCLIIDDEPLAINVIKNYIEQIEDLELVNTFSNSIEGLNFLKNNTIDVIFLDINMPVLDGINFIKSLENPPLLIITSAYDQFAIETYELDVLDYLVKPIEFPRLMKAVNKINKRLNNAGSKLPQENSKENPFIFVKIDKKKMKKIFLNEILVIESLKDYLKISTTSGKFIIHSTLSDFTSLLPERDFIRIHRSYTIAIDKIDAVEGNSIEIEGLRYVIGRSYIDEVKQKILNSSI is encoded by the coding sequence ATGAAAATAAAGTGTTTAATTATCGATGATGAGCCATTGGCAATAAACGTTATTAAAAATTATATTGAACAGATTGAGGATTTAGAACTAGTAAACACCTTCAGCAATTCTATTGAAGGCTTGAATTTCTTAAAAAACAATACCATTGATGTAATTTTTCTAGACATCAACATGCCTGTTTTAGACGGTATTAATTTTATTAAAAGTTTAGAAAATCCACCGTTGCTTATCATTACAAGCGCTTACGATCAGTTTGCAATTGAAACTTACGAACTGGATGTTTTGGATTATCTGGTAAAACCAATTGAATTTCCGCGTTTGATGAAAGCCGTTAACAAAATCAACAAACGTCTTAATAATGCAGGGAGCAAACTTCCACAAGAAAATAGCAAAGAAAACCCTTTTATCTTCGTTAAGATCGACAAGAAAAAAATGAAGAAGATTTTCTTAAACGAAATTTTGGTTATCGAAAGCTTAAAAGATTATTTAAAAATAAGTACCACTTCAGGTAAATTTATAATTCACAGCACTTTATCTGATTTCACAAGCTTACTGCCAGAAAGAGATTTTATCAGAATCCACAGATCATACACAATTGCAATTGATAAAATTGATGCAGTTGAAGGAAACAGCATTGAAATTGAAGGGCTTAGATACGTTATAGGAAGATCTTATATTGATGAAGTAAAACAGAAAATTTTGAATTCTTCTATTTAA